Proteins encoded within one genomic window of Streptomyces kaniharaensis:
- a CDS encoding enoyl-CoA hydratase/isomerase family protein, whose product MTAPATDPQTPSGEQDGVRLEIDGELAVVTLCQPKRRNAQSPAMWRALAAAGRELPGTVRVVLLRAEGVSFSAGLDRAMFTAEGIPGEPNFLQLAAAEDKDLDDTIASYQEAFTWWRRPDLISVAAVQGHAVGAGFQLALGCDLRVVADDVQFAMKETSLGLVPDLAGTKPLTDLVGYARALEICVTGRWVGAEESVAIGLANLAVPGAELDAAARDLAAALLAAPRGAAIETKALLQGASGRSFEEQRSAERVAQARRLRDLAGIGD is encoded by the coding sequence CAGACCCCGAGCGGGGAGCAGGACGGCGTCCGCCTGGAGATCGACGGCGAGCTCGCCGTCGTCACCCTGTGTCAGCCCAAGCGGCGCAACGCCCAGTCGCCCGCGATGTGGCGCGCCCTCGCCGCCGCCGGCCGCGAACTGCCCGGCACCGTCCGCGTCGTGCTGCTGCGCGCCGAGGGTGTCTCCTTCTCCGCCGGGCTGGACCGGGCCATGTTCACCGCGGAGGGCATCCCCGGCGAGCCCAACTTCCTCCAGCTCGCCGCGGCCGAGGACAAGGACCTCGACGACACCATCGCCTCCTACCAGGAGGCCTTCACCTGGTGGCGCCGCCCCGACCTCATCTCCGTGGCCGCCGTCCAGGGCCACGCCGTCGGCGCCGGCTTCCAGCTCGCCCTCGGCTGCGACCTGCGGGTCGTCGCCGACGACGTCCAGTTCGCCATGAAGGAGACGTCCCTGGGGCTCGTCCCCGACCTCGCCGGCACCAAGCCGCTCACCGACCTCGTCGGCTACGCCCGGGCGCTGGAGATCTGCGTGACCGGCCGCTGGGTCGGCGCCGAGGAGTCCGTCGCCATCGGCCTGGCCAACCTGGCCGTCCCCGGCGCGGAGCTCGACGCCGCCGCCCGCGACCTCGCGGCCGCCCTGCTCGCCGCGCCGCGGGGCGCCGCCATCGAGACCAAGGCCCTGCTCCAGGGTGCCTCCGGACGCTCCTTCGAGGAGCAGCGCTCCGCCGAACGGGTGGCCCAGGCCCGCCGCCTGCGGGACCTCGCCGGGATCGGCGACTGA
- a CDS encoding Asp23/Gls24 family envelope stress response protein — protein sequence MPDTPTPASIHKNPANAPAHAASSPSDGGKPLAERGRTAMAVGVVEKIAGMAAREVAGIHALGSGLARTFGAMRDRVPGGKSSIGRGIKAEVGEKQTAIDIALVVEYGVVIPELARQVRENIIDAVERMTGLEVVEVNIAVNDVHLPDEPEFEEEEQVLAPGQRPKLK from the coding sequence ATGCCTGACACTCCGACGCCCGCGAGCATCCACAAGAACCCCGCCAACGCCCCGGCCCACGCCGCCTCGTCCCCGTCGGACGGAGGCAAGCCGCTGGCCGAGCGAGGCCGGACGGCGATGGCCGTCGGCGTGGTCGAGAAGATCGCCGGCATGGCCGCCCGCGAGGTCGCCGGCATCCACGCCCTCGGCTCCGGCCTCGCCCGCACCTTCGGCGCGATGCGGGACCGGGTGCCCGGCGGCAAGTCCAGCATCGGACGCGGCATCAAGGCCGAGGTCGGCGAGAAGCAGACCGCCATCGACATCGCCCTCGTCGTCGAGTACGGCGTGGTCATCCCCGAACTAGCCCGCCAGGTACGGGAGAACATCATCGACGCGGTCGAGCGGATGACCGGTCTCGAAGTCGTCGAGGTCAACATCGCGGTCAACGACGTCCACCTCCCCGACGAGCCGGAGTTCGAGGAGGAGGAGCAGGTGCTCGCCCCCGGGCAGCGGCCCAAGCTCAAGTAG
- a CDS encoding Asp23/Gls24 family envelope stress response protein, translating into MAALTAPRRESAIRGRLRLADRVYARIAARAAREALAGAWIGRTARGKPPTVSVAVPGSTVTVRVAVELPFPADVAGLARAVRDRVVTQVNGLTGTRVSEVVVVVERLVTGGRA; encoded by the coding sequence ATGGCGGCCCTCACCGCCCCGCGCCGCGAGTCCGCCATCCGCGGCCGCCTCCGGCTCGCCGACCGCGTCTACGCCCGCATCGCCGCCCGCGCCGCCCGGGAGGCCCTCGCCGGCGCCTGGATCGGCCGCACGGCCAGGGGCAAGCCGCCCACGGTCTCCGTCGCCGTCCCCGGCAGCACGGTGACCGTCCGGGTGGCCGTCGAACTGCCCTTCCCCGCCGACGTCGCCGGCCTCGCCCGTGCCGTCCGGGACCGCGTCGTCACGCAGGTCAACGGGCTGACGGGGACGCGGGTGTCGGAGGTGGTGGTGGTCGTGGAGCGGCTGGTGACGGGAGGTCGGGCGTGA
- a CDS encoding DUF6286 domain-containing protein has translation MSTPAGGEEPEAEPEGGGAGPDADVVAVKVHRPRAARTVVAAMVATAVLVVAGALLYDVIAVRTGHPARRWRAEIADELATRHLDDLWVLVGAGAATLLGGWLLWLAFAPGMRRWLPLRPHGGTGATIERAGIGHLLADRAAGLTGIEHLKIRIGRRRVRVTLIGPADPAALERQLRDELARVTLARPIPLDVRSSRRTARAAG, from the coding sequence GTGAGCACACCGGCAGGAGGAGAGGAGCCGGAGGCGGAGCCCGAGGGCGGTGGAGCCGGGCCCGACGCCGACGTGGTGGCGGTGAAGGTGCACCGGCCTCGGGCGGCGCGGACCGTGGTGGCGGCGATGGTGGCCACCGCCGTCCTCGTGGTCGCGGGGGCGCTGCTCTACGACGTGATCGCCGTCCGGACCGGGCACCCGGCTCGCCGGTGGCGCGCCGAGATCGCCGATGAGCTGGCCACCCGTCACCTGGACGACCTGTGGGTACTGGTCGGTGCGGGGGCGGCCACGCTGCTCGGCGGCTGGCTGCTCTGGCTGGCGTTCGCGCCCGGCATGCGGCGCTGGCTGCCGCTGCGCCCGCACGGCGGCACCGGCGCCACCATCGAGCGGGCCGGGATCGGCCATCTGCTCGCCGACCGCGCAGCCGGGCTCACCGGCATCGAGCACCTCAAGATCCGGATCGGCCGCCGCCGCGTCCGCGTCACGCTGATCGGGCCGGCCGACCCGGCGGCCTTGGAGCGGCAACTGCGGGACGAGCTGGCGCGGGTGACGCTGGCCCGGCCGATCCCGCTGGACGTCCGGTCGTCGCGTAGGACGGCAAGGGCGGCGGGATGA
- a CDS encoding alkaline shock response membrane anchor protein AmaP — translation MRRGIVNRVLLGIVGAALLAAGVLVLAGGLDLYGRLGADPPGWWPLTSPDQPVVSATSRTRWVESSWWWPTVIGGLSVLVVVMVSWLVVQLRRTGLSSIAVPTSGVTGLRVRVSARTLEEALETGTAVLPEVERAGVRLVRAPGHPRLRGAVRLTPGGDPAALVEHFETGPRADALGSLGVPELPADLRIRVLQAAPAEPRHWLPRRRRRHPRVE, via the coding sequence ATGAGGCGGGGGATCGTCAACCGGGTGCTGCTCGGGATCGTCGGCGCGGCGCTGCTGGCGGCCGGGGTGCTGGTGCTGGCCGGGGGGCTCGACCTGTACGGGCGGCTCGGGGCGGACCCGCCCGGTTGGTGGCCGCTGACCTCGCCGGATCAGCCGGTGGTCAGCGCGACGTCGCGCACGCGCTGGGTGGAGTCGTCCTGGTGGTGGCCGACCGTGATCGGCGGCCTGTCCGTGCTGGTCGTGGTCATGGTCTCGTGGCTGGTGGTGCAGCTGCGCCGCACAGGCCTTTCGAGCATCGCCGTTCCGACGTCCGGCGTGACCGGGCTTCGGGTGCGGGTCAGCGCCCGGACTCTGGAGGAGGCGCTGGAGACCGGTACCGCCGTGCTCCCCGAGGTCGAGCGCGCTGGCGTCCGCCTGGTACGGGCGCCGGGGCATCCGCGCCTGCGGGGCGCCGTCCGGCTCACCCCCGGCGGGGACCCGGCCGCGCTGGTGGAGCACTTCGAGACCGGGCCGAGGGCCGATGCCCTCGGCAGCCTCGGCGTGCCGGAGCTTCCCGCCGACCTGCGGATCCGGGTGCTCCAGGCCGCCCCCGCCGAGCCGCGGCACTGGCTGCCGCGACGGCGGCGGAGGCATCCGAGGGTCGAGTGA
- a CDS encoding SDR family oxidoreductase has product MDLGLKDKAYIVTGATRGLGLATARELAADGARVLVTGRTKESVDAAVTELGALPGTVHGLVADNADPQTAERLVAEATAHFGRLDGVLISVGGPQAGPVETVPEEAWRSAFESVFLGALRIARAAAAALGEGGVIGFVLSGSVRQPIPGLGISNGLRPGLAMAAKSLADELGPRGIRVVGLLPGRIDTDRLRELDALGGDPDGARVRASATIPLGRYGAAEEFGRVAAFVLSPAASYVTGVMIPVDGGALRSL; this is encoded by the coding sequence ATGGATCTAGGACTGAAGGACAAGGCGTACATCGTCACCGGCGCCACCCGCGGGCTCGGCCTCGCCACCGCCCGGGAGCTGGCCGCCGACGGCGCCCGCGTACTGGTGACCGGCCGGACCAAGGAGTCCGTGGACGCCGCCGTCACCGAACTCGGCGCCCTCCCCGGCACCGTGCACGGCCTGGTCGCCGACAACGCGGACCCGCAGACCGCCGAACGGCTCGTCGCGGAGGCGACCGCGCACTTCGGCCGGCTCGACGGCGTGCTGATCAGCGTCGGCGGCCCGCAGGCCGGCCCGGTTGAGACCGTCCCCGAGGAGGCCTGGCGCAGCGCCTTCGAATCGGTCTTCCTCGGCGCCCTGCGGATCGCCCGCGCCGCCGCCGCGGCCCTGGGCGAGGGCGGCGTGATCGGCTTCGTCCTCTCCGGCTCGGTCCGCCAGCCGATCCCCGGCCTTGGCATCTCCAACGGCCTGCGCCCCGGCCTGGCGATGGCCGCCAAGTCGCTCGCCGACGAGCTCGGCCCGCGCGGCATCCGGGTGGTCGGCCTGCTCCCGGGCCGGATCGACACCGACCGGCTCCGCGAGCTCGACGCCCTCGGCGGCGACCCGGACGGCGCCCGCGTCCGGGCCAGCGCCACCATCCCGCTCGGCCGCTACGGCGCCGCGGAGGAGTTCGGCAGGGTCGCGGCCTTCGTGCTCTCCCCCGCGGCGTCCTACGTGACGGGCGTGATGATCCCGGTCGACGGCGGCGCCCTCCGCAGCCTCTGA
- a CDS encoding MerR family transcriptional regulator — translation MRIGELAQRAGTTTRALRYYEQLGLLPARRAGNGYRSYGEDDVRLLRQIRTLQDFGFELEETRPFVECLQAGHPEGDSCPASLEVYRRKLAELDECIARLQDVRAQVAGQFDRAVRARDELAAGASAQPPLCELATEWAKE, via the coding sequence ATGCGGATCGGGGAGTTGGCGCAGCGGGCGGGGACGACCACGCGGGCGTTGCGGTACTACGAGCAGCTCGGGTTGCTGCCGGCCCGGCGCGCGGGCAACGGGTACCGGTCGTACGGCGAGGACGACGTGCGGCTGTTGCGGCAGATCCGGACGCTGCAGGACTTCGGCTTCGAACTGGAGGAGACCCGGCCGTTCGTGGAGTGCCTGCAGGCGGGGCACCCCGAAGGGGACTCCTGCCCGGCCTCGTTGGAGGTGTACCGGCGCAAGCTGGCCGAGCTGGACGAGTGCATTGCGCGACTCCAGGACGTCCGGGCGCAGGTGGCCGGGCAGTTCGACCGGGCCGTGCGGGCGCGGGACGAGCTGGCGGCCGGGGCCTCCGCGCAGCCGCCGCTGTGCGAGTTGGCGACCGAGTGGGCGAAGGAGTAG
- the trxA gene encoding thioredoxin — protein MAGIPGVPAVTDDTFAAQVLAAEGPVLVDFTADWCPPCRMMAPVLADIAREEAHRLTVVSLDVDRNPQTQAAYGVLSMPTLMVFRGGEPVRSVVGARAKARLLRELDDVL, from the coding sequence ATGGCGGGGATTCCGGGAGTGCCGGCGGTGACGGACGACACGTTCGCCGCGCAGGTGCTGGCGGCCGAGGGGCCGGTGCTGGTGGACTTCACGGCGGACTGGTGCCCGCCGTGCCGGATGATGGCGCCGGTGCTGGCGGACATCGCCCGGGAGGAGGCGCACCGGCTGACGGTGGTGAGCCTGGACGTGGACCGCAACCCGCAGACGCAGGCCGCGTACGGGGTGCTGTCGATGCCGACGCTGATGGTGTTCCGCGGCGGGGAGCCGGTGCGGTCGGTGGTGGGCGCGCGGGCCAAGGCGCGGCTGCTGCGGGAGTTGGACGACGTCCTTTAG
- a CDS encoding SURF1 family cytochrome oxidase biogenesis protein — protein sequence MYRFLLTRQWLITMLIALLLIPATIKLGFWQLHRHEARVARNELIGKALTAAPTPFDSLSTAPGFAVPKDLTWHAVTATGQYDPAHEFVVRKRTDSSGDKIGYFVVTPLKLSDGKGTVLVNRGWVASGDTATVYPPVPAAPTGEVTVTGRLRADETSAGSGIKDRGGLPDRQFNLINTDQQAKETGAALLGGYLELAATTPAPADQPELLPEPNHSDIGPHMAYAIQWWLFTAMIPVGVWILVRREVKDRAKQAAEAEASPEPVPA from the coding sequence GTGTACCGTTTTCTGCTGACCCGACAGTGGCTGATCACCATGCTGATCGCGCTGCTGCTGATCCCCGCAACGATCAAGCTGGGATTCTGGCAGCTGCACCGCCACGAGGCGCGGGTGGCCCGCAACGAGCTGATCGGCAAGGCGCTCACCGCCGCGCCGACGCCGTTCGACAGCCTGTCGACCGCCCCCGGCTTCGCGGTACCCAAGGACCTCACCTGGCACGCGGTGACGGCCACCGGACAGTACGACCCGGCCCACGAGTTCGTGGTCCGCAAACGGACCGACTCCAGCGGCGACAAGATCGGCTACTTCGTCGTCACCCCGCTGAAGCTCTCCGACGGCAAGGGCACCGTCCTGGTCAACCGCGGCTGGGTGGCCTCCGGCGACACCGCCACCGTCTACCCGCCGGTCCCGGCCGCCCCCACCGGCGAGGTCACCGTCACCGGCCGGCTGCGCGCCGACGAGACCTCGGCCGGCAGCGGCATCAAGGACAGGGGCGGCCTGCCCGACCGGCAGTTCAACCTGATCAACACCGACCAGCAGGCCAAGGAGACCGGCGCCGCCCTGCTCGGCGGCTACCTGGAGCTCGCCGCCACCACCCCGGCCCCGGCCGACCAGCCCGAACTGCTGCCCGAGCCCAACCACTCCGACATCGGCCCGCACATGGCGTACGCGATCCAGTGGTGGCTGTTCACCGCGATGATCCCGGTCGGCGTCTGGATCCTCGTCCGCCGCGAGGTCAAGGACCGGGCCAAGCAGGCCGCCGAGGCCGAGGCGTCCCCGGAGCCCGTCCCCGCCTGA
- a CDS encoding DEDDh family exonuclease — protein MQPIQPETYGAPRTAPVPAQRTAAPAEGFAVVDVETTGLGRSDRVISAGVYQLDHDGEITDYWYTLVNPERDPGPVWIHGLTAELLSGAPTFPQIADEFAERLDGRVMVAHNALFDWNMISREFSRAGRRAPVEHRLCTMVLSRDLRLPLPNGKLASLAAHFGVQQRHAHNALDDARVLAEAFRPSLHLARLGGVPLPLQACVAVTDLGEDEPAAPGRSTWTGANYRQARKRPPCPYPNPGRWQDGKPLVQGMRVAFTGDTATDRELLEDRAVEAGLHIATSVSRLTSLLVTNEPNSWSGKARRAREVGTPVVGEDAFLQLLREVAPHPGA, from the coding sequence ATGCAACCGATCCAGCCCGAGACGTACGGCGCGCCGCGGACCGCCCCGGTCCCCGCCCAGCGCACCGCCGCCCCCGCCGAGGGCTTCGCCGTGGTCGACGTCGAGACCACCGGCCTCGGCCGCTCCGACCGCGTCATCTCGGCGGGCGTCTACCAGCTGGACCACGACGGCGAGATCACCGACTACTGGTACACCCTGGTCAACCCCGAGCGCGACCCGGGCCCGGTCTGGATCCACGGCCTCACCGCCGAGCTGCTCTCCGGCGCCCCTACCTTCCCGCAGATCGCCGACGAGTTCGCCGAGCGCCTCGACGGCCGGGTCATGGTCGCCCACAACGCGCTCTTCGACTGGAACATGATCTCCCGCGAGTTCTCCCGGGCCGGCCGCCGCGCCCCGGTCGAACACCGGCTCTGCACCATGGTGCTCTCCCGCGACCTGCGGCTGCCGCTGCCCAACGGCAAGCTCGCCTCGCTCGCCGCCCACTTCGGCGTGCAGCAGCGCCACGCGCACAACGCCCTGGACGACGCCCGGGTGCTCGCCGAGGCGTTCCGCCCCAGCCTGCACCTCGCCCGCCTGGGCGGCGTCCCGCTGCCGTTGCAGGCCTGCGTCGCGGTCACCGACCTCGGCGAGGACGAACCCGCCGCCCCCGGCCGCAGCACCTGGACCGGCGCCAACTACCGCCAGGCCAGGAAGCGCCCGCCGTGCCCGTACCCCAACCCGGGGCGCTGGCAGGACGGCAAGCCGCTGGTGCAGGGCATGCGGGTGGCCTTCACCGGCGACACCGCCACCGACCGCGAGCTGCTGGAGGACCGCGCCGTCGAGGCCGGCCTGCACATCGCCACCTCCGTGAGCCGGCTCACCAGCCTGCTCGTCACCAACGAGCCGAACAGCTGGAGCGGCAAGGCCCGCAGGGCCCGCGAGGTCGGCACCCCCGTGGTCGGCGAGGACGCCTTCCTCCAGCTCCTGCGCGAGGTCGCCCCGCACCCCGGTGCGTGA
- a CDS encoding zinc-dependent alcohol dehydrogenase family protein, giving the protein MRATVIHGPNDIRIEEVPDPVIQHPTDVVVRVVNACICGSDLWAYRGVAQRVAGQRIGHEFLGVVEEVGSEVRGFAKGDLVVAPFVWSDGTCEFCREGLQTSCAHGGFWGQVGSDGGQGEAVRVPFADGTLVKLPKEAAGDEKLLPGLLALSDVMATGHHAAVSARVRPGATVAVVGDGAVGLCGVLAAHRLGAGRIIALGRHTARTELARRFGATDVVAERGEAAIEAVKELTGGQGAHAVLEAVGTEESMRTAVSIARDGGAVGYVGVPHGGSAGVDIGQMFGRNVSLNGGVAPARAYIPELLPDVLSGAIEPGLVFDRTVDLDGVPDGYRAMDDRSALKVRIAF; this is encoded by the coding sequence ATGCGTGCCACCGTGATCCACGGCCCCAACGACATCCGGATCGAAGAGGTGCCGGACCCGGTGATCCAGCATCCGACGGACGTGGTGGTCCGGGTGGTGAACGCCTGCATCTGCGGCAGCGACCTGTGGGCGTACCGCGGGGTGGCGCAGCGGGTGGCCGGGCAGCGGATCGGGCACGAGTTCCTGGGGGTCGTCGAGGAGGTCGGCTCCGAGGTGCGCGGCTTCGCGAAGGGCGACCTGGTCGTCGCGCCGTTCGTCTGGTCGGACGGCACGTGCGAGTTCTGCCGCGAGGGTCTGCAGACCTCCTGCGCGCACGGCGGCTTCTGGGGCCAGGTGGGCTCGGACGGCGGCCAGGGCGAGGCGGTGCGGGTGCCGTTCGCGGACGGGACGCTGGTGAAGCTGCCGAAGGAGGCGGCGGGGGACGAGAAGCTGCTGCCCGGCCTGCTCGCGCTGTCCGACGTGATGGCCACCGGGCACCATGCCGCGGTCTCGGCGCGGGTGCGTCCGGGGGCGACGGTCGCGGTGGTGGGCGACGGCGCGGTGGGCCTGTGCGGCGTGCTGGCGGCGCACCGGCTGGGCGCGGGTCGGATCATCGCGCTGGGCCGGCACACCGCCCGCACCGAGCTGGCCCGGCGCTTCGGTGCGACCGACGTGGTGGCCGAGCGCGGGGAGGCCGCGATCGAGGCGGTGAAGGAGCTGACCGGCGGGCAGGGCGCGCACGCGGTGCTGGAGGCGGTCGGGACGGAGGAGTCGATGCGGACGGCCGTCTCGATCGCGCGGGACGGCGGCGCGGTGGGGTACGTCGGGGTGCCGCACGGCGGGAGCGCCGGGGTCGACATCGGCCAGATGTTCGGTCGTAACGTCTCGCTGAACGGCGGGGTGGCGCCGGCCCGCGCGTACATCCCCGAGCTGTTGCCGGACGTTCTCTCGGGCGCCATCGAGCCGGGCCTCGTGTTCGACCGGACGGTGGATCTGGACGGCGTTCCGGACGGTTACCGGGCGATGGACGACCGTTCGGCGTTGAAGGTCCGTATCGCCTTCTGA
- a CDS encoding DUF485 domain-containing protein, whose protein sequence is MDAQLIDESQEFRTLRRSFRSFAFPVTIGFVLWYLLYVLLSGYAPGLMGTKVVGHVNVALVLGLLQFVSTFAIAAWYARYADRRIDPPAAAIRESHGAAVHAPRESAE, encoded by the coding sequence ATGGATGCCCAACTCATCGACGAGAGCCAGGAGTTCCGGACGCTGCGGCGCTCGTTCCGGAGCTTCGCCTTCCCGGTCACCATCGGCTTCGTGCTCTGGTACCTGCTGTACGTCCTGCTCTCCGGCTACGCGCCCGGCCTGATGGGCACCAAGGTCGTCGGCCACGTCAACGTCGCACTGGTGCTGGGGCTGCTGCAGTTCGTCTCCACCTTCGCCATCGCGGCGTGGTACGCCCGGTACGCGGACCGGCGGATCGATCCGCCCGCCGCCGCGATCCGCGAGTCCCACGGCGCCGCCGTCCACGCTCCCCGGGAGTCCGCCGAATGA
- a CDS encoding solute symporter family protein: protein MILLASSATEHRGLTMTLFGFFVLATLGITVWAGRQTKDAADFYAGGRGFTGFQNGLAISGDYMSAASFLGIAGAIALSGYDGFLYSIGFLVAWLVALLLVAEPLRNSGRYTMADVLAFRMRQRPVRTAAGVSTIVVSIFYLLAQMVGAGTLVALLLGVSGDAAKRWTIVAVGALMVVYVVIGGMKGTTWVQIVKAVLLIAGTALMTVLVLAKYHFNPSELLGAAADASGKGAAFLEPGLKYGVSNTSKLDFISLGIALVLGTAGLPHILVRFYTVPTAKAARKSVLWAIGIIGGFYLMTLALGFGAAALVGPKAIKAANAAGNTAAPQLAEELGGGAGSTGGAILLAVISAVAFATILAVVAGLTLASSASFAHDLYANVIRRGRATEKEEVLSAKWAAVAIGAVAIVLSLFAGKLNTAALVALAFAVAASANLPTLLYSLFWKRFTTTGAVSSVYAGLISSVVLVVFSPVVSGGKTSLFPDADFHWFPLENPGLVSIPIGFLAGWIATLLSKDRPDPAKYAELEVRSLTGLGAH, encoded by the coding sequence ATGATCCTGCTCGCCAGCTCCGCCACCGAGCACCGCGGCCTCACGATGACCCTGTTCGGGTTCTTCGTGCTGGCCACCCTCGGCATCACCGTCTGGGCCGGGCGGCAGACCAAGGACGCCGCCGACTTCTACGCCGGCGGTCGCGGGTTCACCGGCTTCCAGAACGGCCTGGCCATCTCCGGCGACTACATGTCCGCCGCCTCGTTCCTCGGCATCGCCGGCGCCATCGCCCTCTCCGGCTACGACGGCTTCCTGTACTCGATCGGCTTCCTGGTCGCCTGGCTGGTCGCGCTGCTCCTGGTCGCCGAGCCGCTGCGCAACTCCGGCCGCTACACCATGGCGGACGTGCTGGCGTTCCGGATGAGGCAGCGCCCGGTGCGCACCGCCGCGGGCGTGTCCACCATCGTGGTGTCGATCTTCTACCTGCTCGCCCAGATGGTCGGTGCCGGGACGCTCGTCGCCCTGCTGCTGGGCGTCAGCGGGGACGCAGCCAAGCGCTGGACCATCGTCGCGGTCGGCGCCCTGATGGTCGTCTACGTCGTGATCGGGGGGATGAAGGGCACCACCTGGGTGCAGATCGTCAAGGCGGTGCTGCTGATCGCCGGCACCGCGCTGATGACCGTCCTGGTACTGGCCAAGTACCACTTCAACCCGTCCGAGCTGCTGGGCGCCGCCGCGGACGCGAGCGGCAAAGGCGCGGCCTTCCTCGAACCGGGGCTGAAGTACGGCGTCAGCAACACCAGCAAGCTCGACTTCATCAGCCTCGGGATCGCGCTGGTGCTCGGCACCGCCGGCCTGCCGCACATCCTGGTCCGCTTCTACACCGTGCCCACCGCCAAGGCGGCCCGGAAGTCGGTGCTCTGGGCGATCGGCATCATAGGCGGCTTCTACCTGATGACCCTGGCGCTCGGCTTCGGCGCGGCGGCACTGGTCGGCCCCAAGGCGATCAAGGCGGCCAACGCCGCCGGCAACACCGCCGCCCCGCAGCTGGCCGAGGAACTCGGCGGCGGCGCGGGCTCCACCGGCGGCGCGATCCTGCTCGCCGTGATCTCCGCGGTCGCCTTCGCCACCATCCTCGCCGTGGTCGCCGGACTCACCTTGGCCTCCTCGGCCTCCTTCGCGCACGACCTGTACGCCAACGTGATCCGGCGCGGCAGGGCCACCGAGAAGGAGGAGGTGCTCTCGGCGAAGTGGGCCGCTGTGGCGATCGGCGCGGTCGCCATCGTGCTCAGCCTCTTCGCGGGCAAGCTCAACACCGCGGCCCTGGTCGCCCTGGCCTTCGCGGTGGCCGCCTCGGCCAACCTGCCCACCCTGCTCTACTCGCTGTTCTGGAAGCGCTTCACCACCACCGGCGCGGTCAGCTCGGTCTACGCCGGCCTGATCAGCTCGGTGGTGCTGGTGGTCTTCTCCCCGGTGGTCTCCGGCGGGAAGACCTCGCTCTTCCCGGACGCCGACTTCCACTGGTTCCCGCTGGAGAACCCCGGTCTGGTCTCCATCCCGATCGGCTTCCTGGCCGGGTGGATCGCCACCCTGCTGTCGAAGGACCGCCCCGACCCGGCGAAGTACGCTGAACTGGAGGTCCGCTCACTCACCGGACTGGGCGCCCACTGA
- the moaA gene encoding GTP 3',8-cyclase MoaA, whose product MLLDTFGRQAVDLRVSLTDRCNLRCTYCMPEEGLQWLGKPDLLTDEEIVRLVTVAVRDLGVREVRFTGGEPLLRPGLVAIVAACAELEPRPELSLTTNGIGLARTATALREAGLDRVNVSLDTLDPEVFHTLTRRRRHQDVLDGLAAAEAAGLAPVKLNAVLMRGVNDHEAPDLLAWCLEHGYELRFIEQMPLDAQHGWDRSEMITAGEILERLATRFTLTPEPSARRGAAPAERWLVDGGPARVGVIASVTRPFCRACDRTRLTADGQVRNCLFATGETDLRSALRSGADDAEIGALWRAAMWGKKAGAGIDDPAFHQPERPMSAIGG is encoded by the coding sequence GTGCTGCTCGACACGTTCGGACGACAGGCCGTCGACCTGCGCGTCTCCCTCACGGACCGGTGCAACCTGCGCTGCACCTACTGCATGCCGGAGGAGGGGCTGCAGTGGCTCGGCAAGCCCGACCTGCTCACCGACGAGGAGATCGTCCGGCTGGTCACCGTCGCGGTGCGCGACCTGGGCGTGCGCGAGGTGCGCTTCACCGGCGGTGAGCCGCTGCTGCGCCCCGGGCTGGTCGCGATCGTCGCCGCCTGCGCCGAGCTCGAACCGCGCCCCGAGCTGTCCCTCACCACCAACGGCATAGGCCTGGCCCGGACGGCGACGGCGCTGCGCGAGGCCGGGCTCGACCGGGTCAACGTCTCCCTGGACACCCTCGACCCCGAGGTGTTCCACACCCTCACCCGCCGGCGGCGCCACCAGGACGTCCTGGACGGGCTGGCCGCCGCCGAGGCCGCCGGGCTGGCGCCGGTGAAGCTGAACGCGGTGCTGATGCGCGGGGTCAACGACCACGAGGCGCCCGACCTGCTCGCCTGGTGCCTGGAGCACGGCTACGAGCTGCGGTTCATCGAGCAGATGCCGCTGGACGCCCAGCACGGCTGGGACCGCTCCGAGATGATCACCGCCGGTGAGATCCTGGAGCGGCTCGCCACGCGCTTCACGCTCACCCCGGAGCCGTCCGCCCGCCGGGGCGCGGCGCCCGCGGAGCGCTGGCTGGTGGACGGCGGGCCGGCCCGGGTCGGCGTGATCGCCTCCGTCACCCGGCCGTTCTGCCGGGCCTGCGACCGCACCCGGCTGACCGCCGACGGGCAGGTGCGCAACTGCCTGTTCGCGACCGGCGAGACGGACCTGCGCAGCGCCCTGCGCTCGGGCGCGGACGACGCCGAGATCGGCGCACTGTGGCGCGCGGCGATGTGGGGCAAGAAGGCCGGGGCCGGGATCGACGATCCGGCGTTCCACCAGCCCGAGCGGCCGATGTCGGCGATCGGCGGTTAG